The following are from one region of the Deltaproteobacteria bacterium genome:
- a CDS encoding XdhC family protein, with the protein MDSPENSIFALAAQYCAEHRPFVLLTVVGVEGSTPAKPGSAMIVTTDGQCKGTIGGGQTEHQAIQKALAILGGEGASVKEKFELKDPGGLACGGSMEIFFDAHLFSRQVLVFGAGHVAEALCPILQGCGFSIAVYDERPERLALPAFRGARRVEGPFGAVSGEAGFSPETHVLVMTPDHSHDYEVVRQALEMPFKSLGLMASVNKRKGFLKRLLENGADQEKAGRINSPAGLNIGAVTPNEIAVSIAAQLIRFEADPEKLAKWPKSSLTE; encoded by the coding sequence ATGGACTCGCCCGAAAATTCAATTTTCGCCCTTGCCGCCCAATATTGCGCGGAGCATCGGCCCTTTGTTCTGCTTACTGTTGTGGGTGTCGAAGGCTCCACCCCGGCAAAACCGGGGTCAGCAATGATAGTTACGACGGACGGGCAATGCAAGGGAACCATAGGGGGCGGGCAAACCGAACACCAAGCCATTCAAAAGGCCCTGGCCATCCTTGGTGGGGAAGGCGCAAGCGTGAAGGAAAAATTCGAGCTTAAAGACCCAGGCGGCCTTGCCTGCGGAGGAAGCATGGAAATATTTTTCGATGCCCACCTCTTTTCACGTCAAGTGCTTGTTTTCGGCGCGGGCCACGTTGCCGAAGCCCTGTGCCCGATTCTGCAAGGCTGCGGCTTTTCGATAGCGGTTTACGACGAGAGGCCCGAACGACTCGCTCTTCCGGCTTTTAGAGGAGCGCGCCGGGTGGAAGGACCCTTCGGGGCGGTTTCGGGCGAGGCCGGATTCAGCCCGGAAACGCATGTTCTTGTCATGACCCCGGATCACAGCCATGATTACGAGGTTGTGCGCCAAGCCCTTGAAATGCCGTTCAAAAGCCTTGGACTCATGGCCTCGGTCAATAAACGCAAGGGATTTTTGAAAAGGCTTCTTGAAAACGGCGCAGACCAGGAAAAGGCGGGCCGCATCAATTCGCCGGCGGGCCTTAACATCGGGGCCGTCACCCCCAACGAAATAGCGGTGAGCATAGCGGCCCAACTGATAAGATTTGAAGCTGACCCTGAAAAGCTCGCAAAATGGCCGAAATCATCTTTGACGGAATAA
- a CDS encoding xanthine dehydrogenase family protein molybdopterin-binding subunit has translation MKNQVPHIGESLPRADALAKVTGREKYATDFYDEGFLWAAAKRAGIPHAKILRIHTAEAAALPGVFKILTANDVPGTNRQGIVVKDQPVIADEIVRHCGDAVTLVLGEDRKTLEKALDLIRVDYEPLPVVSGMDIALSKDAPVLHPSCPGGNVYADRELSVGEAEDALSKCHAVVEGVFETPMQVHGFLETENGTGRMGQDGVITLTVSTQAPFRDRMEIGHALGLPFSGIRIINPYLGGGFGGKDGATVQCLLALGAMKSEGRPVKMWWSREESFFSGYKRHPAKMHYRLGADADGSLVALACELDYDTGAYAHLGGEVLNAGIEHAGGPYRIPHTKIRGRAIYTNNPIAGAMRGFGAAQAAFAMESMMNLMAARLNMDPLAIREKNALVRGDRHPSGAFITTSNGLSACLEGVRNHPLRKSAQIWKQEAGPHKKRGIGVSSFFQAMGYGRGVPDNAIAKLEIKKDGTFIVYNSVSDMGQGNAATYLQIAGEILRQRAGDMELVQPDTFRTHPSGSSSASRTTFTYGRALMGACEIMKKKLLNRAALVMFITDDSGFALLPGKVRHIPSGKEVPLKVIAGVMGDEDRVVVNEFMVRVPKDPFTGDMASTHGFPHNIFSYAAHLARIETDLLTGEVKVCDYLTVTDAGRVLNPMVYEQQIHGAVAQGLGYALTEACIVKNGKIETPDLATYIIPTSLDLPDMESVSIETEEAEGPYGMKGVGEIGMLPPLPAVACALNDALGAFPHQAPFTGENVSRSMEKAYNPC, from the coding sequence GTGAAAAACCAGGTTCCCCACATAGGCGAGTCCTTGCCAAGGGCCGACGCACTGGCCAAGGTGACAGGCCGGGAAAAATACGCCACGGATTTCTACGACGAAGGCTTCCTCTGGGCTGCGGCCAAACGCGCGGGAATCCCACACGCCAAAATTTTGAGGATTCACACGGCGGAAGCTGCGGCGCTTCCTGGCGTATTCAAAATCCTTACCGCGAATGACGTTCCCGGAACCAACCGCCAGGGAATAGTGGTGAAGGACCAGCCGGTTATTGCCGATGAAATTGTTCGCCATTGCGGCGATGCTGTGACCCTGGTTCTTGGGGAGGACCGCAAAACCCTGGAAAAGGCCCTGGACCTTATAAGGGTTGATTACGAGCCCCTTCCGGTTGTTTCAGGCATGGATATCGCGCTTTCAAAGGATGCGCCGGTGCTTCACCCTTCCTGCCCCGGCGGAAACGTCTACGCCGACCGCGAGCTTTCCGTGGGTGAGGCTGAAGACGCCCTTTCAAAATGCCACGCCGTGGTTGAGGGCGTGTTTGAAACCCCCATGCAGGTTCACGGATTTCTGGAAACCGAAAACGGCACTGGCAGGATGGGCCAGGACGGCGTAATCACCCTTACTGTCTCCACCCAGGCCCCTTTCCGGGACCGCATGGAGATCGGCCACGCCTTAGGGCTTCCTTTTAGCGGCATCAGGATCATAAATCCTTACCTTGGCGGCGGCTTCGGAGGCAAGGACGGGGCCACTGTCCAGTGCCTTCTGGCCCTTGGGGCCATGAAAAGCGAGGGAAGGCCCGTAAAAATGTGGTGGAGCCGGGAGGAAAGTTTTTTTTCCGGCTACAAGCGCCACCCTGCAAAAATGCATTACAGGCTTGGGGCGGACGCAGATGGAAGCCTTGTGGCGCTTGCCTGCGAGCTTGATTACGACACCGGGGCTTACGCCCACCTGGGCGGCGAGGTTTTAAACGCTGGAATCGAACACGCAGGGGGGCCCTACCGCATTCCCCACACAAAAATCCGGGGCCGGGCAATCTACACAAATAACCCCATAGCAGGGGCCATGCGGGGCTTCGGGGCGGCACAGGCGGCCTTTGCCATGGAATCCATGATGAACCTTATGGCGGCAAGGCTTAACATGGACCCGCTGGCCATAAGGGAGAAAAACGCCCTGGTGCGCGGCGACAGGCACCCATCCGGGGCCTTTATCACCACGTCCAACGGCCTTTCCGCCTGCCTTGAAGGCGTAAGAAACCATCCTTTGCGAAAAAGCGCGCAAATCTGGAAACAAGAGGCCGGGCCGCACAAAAAGCGGGGGATCGGGGTTTCCTCTTTTTTTCAGGCAATGGGCTACGGCAGGGGCGTGCCGGATAACGCCATAGCGAAACTTGAGATTAAAAAAGACGGCACTTTCATAGTTTATAACAGCGTATCGGATATGGGCCAGGGAAACGCGGCCACGTATCTTCAGATAGCGGGGGAAATCCTGCGCCAGAGGGCGGGCGACATGGAGCTTGTGCAGCCGGACACCTTTCGCACCCATCCTTCCGGGTCATCCTCCGCCAGCCGCACCACCTTCACCTACGGCAGGGCTCTTATGGGCGCCTGCGAAATAATGAAGAAAAAGCTCCTCAACCGGGCGGCCCTGGTCATGTTCATCACGGACGACTCCGGCTTTGCGCTTCTGCCCGGAAAGGTGCGGCACATCCCCTCCGGAAAGGAAGTCCCCTTGAAGGTCATTGCGGGGGTTATGGGCGATGAGGACAGGGTTGTCGTGAACGAGTTCATGGTCCGCGTTCCCAAGGACCCTTTTACGGGGGACATGGCGAGCACCCACGGTTTTCCTCACAACATTTTTTCATACGCGGCCCATCTGGCCCGCATCGAAACAGACCTTTTGACCGGCGAAGTCAAGGTCTGCGATTATCTGACGGTCACGGACGCCGGGCGGGTGCTGAACCCTATGGTTTACGAGCAGCAGATTCACGGCGCGGTGGCCCAGGGGCTCGGCTACGCTCTGACAGAGGCCTGCATCGTAAAAAACGGCAAAATCGAAACCCCGGACCTTGCAACCTACATCATCCCGACCTCGCTGGATTTGCCCGACATGGAGTCGGTGTCCATAGAGACCGAGGAGGCCGAGGGGCCTTACGGCATGAAAGGCGTGGGTGAAATAGGTATGCTGCCACCCCTTCCGGCGGTGGCCTGCGCGCTAAACGATGCTTTGGGCGCGTTTCCGCACCAAGCGCCCTTTACCGGCGAAAACGTAAGCCGTTCAATGGAAAAGGCTTATAATCCATGCTGA
- a CDS encoding (2Fe-2S)-binding protein, protein MLIKFTLNGEPINIEAAAERRAVDLLREDLGLTGVKESCGSGECGACAVLFNGESRLSCLMMACQLEGAIITTVEGLACGEELHPLQDAFIQKGAVQCGYCTPGMLISAADLLRRNPKPTRPEIRTAISGNLCRCTGYQKIVDAVESAAENMEACTPAVFPEKAMGSQLK, encoded by the coding sequence ATGCTGATAAAGTTCACTTTAAACGGAGAGCCCATTAACATTGAAGCCGCCGCCGAACGGCGGGCAGTGGACCTTCTGCGGGAGGACCTTGGTCTCACTGGGGTCAAGGAATCCTGCGGATCAGGCGAATGCGGGGCCTGCGCTGTGCTTTTTAACGGCGAAAGCAGGCTTTCCTGCCTCATGATGGCCTGCCAGCTTGAGGGAGCAATCATTACAACCGTGGAGGGCCTTGCCTGCGGCGAGGAACTGCATCCGCTCCAGGACGCCTTCATCCAAAAAGGGGCGGTGCAGTGCGGATACTGCACCCCCGGAATGCTCATTTCCGCCGCCGACCTTCTAAGGCGCAACCCCAAGCCCACCCGCCCGGAAATACGAACCGCCATTAGCGGGAACCTTTGCAGATGCACGGGGTATCAAAAGATTGTGGATGCAGTCGAGTCAGCCGCCGAAAACATGGAAGCCTGCACCCCGGCTGTCTTCCCGGAAAAAGCGATGGGGAGCCAATTGAAATGA
- a CDS encoding xanthine dehydrogenase family protein subunit M: MTVHFPEDIKSALDLFDMFPDSLLWAGGTDLMAELRAKKRPAPESVIFLEKVKELAEIRDEGVSIFIGAGARLSGIAENKLILDSAPVLTQALCAHSSPPIRNMATLGGNICTASPAADAVPPLYVLGGELLLQKKDASRKVRAGDFFLGPRKTVLEKGELLTGVSFPKPPQGSVQYFEKVGQRKALAIAIVSMAAILTTDSGGRVEKARFAWGSVGPTVVRIPETEAIFEGKKPTHELFRQAAELVKDSVRPIDDIRASAAYRSQVAGNLVLRLLPDQV; encoded by the coding sequence ATGACAGTGCATTTTCCCGAAGACATAAAAAGCGCCCTTGACCTTTTCGATATGTTTCCAGATTCGCTTTTGTGGGCGGGCGGAACCGATTTGATGGCGGAACTGCGTGCAAAAAAGCGCCCTGCCCCGGAATCCGTAATCTTTTTGGAAAAAGTGAAGGAACTCGCGGAAATCCGTGATGAGGGCGTCTCCATATTCATAGGCGCGGGGGCAAGGCTCTCCGGCATAGCGGAAAATAAACTTATTCTTGATTCAGCCCCGGTTCTGACCCAGGCCCTTTGCGCCCACTCGTCCCCGCCAATAAGGAACATGGCCACCCTTGGCGGCAACATCTGTACTGCCTCCCCTGCGGCGGACGCGGTCCCGCCCCTTTACGTGCTTGGGGGCGAACTTTTGCTTCAAAAAAAGGATGCTTCCAGAAAAGTTCGCGCCGGGGATTTTTTCCTTGGCCCAAGAAAAACGGTGCTGGAAAAAGGCGAGCTATTGACCGGCGTGAGTTTCCCCAAGCCTCCCCAAGGCTCTGTACAGTATTTCGAGAAGGTGGGGCAGAGAAAGGCCCTTGCCATCGCCATAGTCAGCATGGCGGCAATATTGACCACGGACAGCGGGGGAAGGGTCGAAAAGGCCCGCTTTGCATGGGGAAGCGTTGGGCCGACCGTGGTTCGCATCCCGGAAACCGAGGCGATATTCGAGGGCAAAAAACCAACCCATGAGCTTTTCCGGCAGGCTGCCGAACTCGTAAAAGATTCCGTGCGGCCCATTGACGACATAAGGGCAAGCGCGGCCTACCGCAGCCAGGTTGCCGGAAACCTTGTTTTGCGCCTTTTGCCGGATCAGGTTTAA
- a CDS encoding GNAT family N-acetyltransferase, which yields MSDEKSESPFTVGLFVPEDAPYIRDLFLAVYGDQYPVRTYYDPKALAESCARREIIIMSARDPQGRVIGMTAIFRNSPYENIYESGSGLVFPEYRNYGITTRLMSRLFFEPEGLKGLPVEGIWGEAVANHDGIQKLIGRLGFVETGIELDLMPASAYDKEKSASGRVGSVVGYKTVKPSPHTVFLPPVYDAELRFLYEGLDDKRTLESPTEALPDVKTEFAKQVFDFASVARIFINRSGRDFEAAFDGFEKKLATENRLEIIQVWVRLAEPWNLEIVEALRKRGYFMGGLFPRWYDSDGFMLNKIMGRPNWEGLVLHTDRAKKIRDFIYADWEKTR from the coding sequence ATGAGTGACGAAAAATCCGAAAGCCCCTTTACGGTGGGCCTTTTCGTGCCGGAGGATGCTCCATATATCCGCGACCTTTTTCTGGCGGTTTACGGCGACCAGTACCCGGTTAGAACCTACTATGATCCCAAAGCCCTTGCCGAAAGCTGCGCCAGGCGGGAAATCATAATAATGAGCGCCCGTGATCCCCAGGGCCGGGTTATAGGCATGACGGCGATTTTCAGGAACTCGCCCTATGAAAACATCTACGAGTCCGGCTCCGGCCTGGTTTTCCCGGAGTACCGCAACTACGGCATAACCACGCGCCTTATGAGCAGGCTCTTTTTCGAGCCGGAGGGCCTAAAGGGCCTTCCCGTGGAGGGCATCTGGGGGGAGGCCGTTGCCAATCACGATGGCATACAGAAACTCATCGGCAGGCTGGGCTTCGTGGAGACGGGCATAGAGCTTGATCTCATGCCCGCAAGCGCCTATGACAAGGAAAAAAGCGCATCCGGAAGGGTTGGCTCGGTGGTGGGGTATAAGACTGTAAAGCCTTCACCGCATACTGTTTTCCTGCCGCCGGTTTATGATGCGGAACTAAGGTTTTTATATGAAGGCCTGGACGATAAGCGGACCCTTGAATCCCCAACAGAAGCCCTTCCTGATGTGAAAACGGAATTTGCGAAGCAGGTTTTCGATTTTGCTTCGGTTGCCAGGATTTTCATAAACCGCTCAGGGCGCGATTTTGAAGCGGCCTTTGACGGGTTTGAAAAAAAACTTGCCACGGAAAACCGTCTTGAGATCATCCAGGTTTGGGTGAGGCTGGCCGAGCCATGGAACCTCGAAATCGTTGAGGCTTTGAGGAAGCGCGGGTATTTTATGGGCGGGCTTTTTCCAAGGTGGTACGACAGCGACGGATTTATGCTGAACAAGATTATGGGGCGTCCCAACTGGGAGGGCCTTGTCCTTCACACCGACCGGGCGAAAAAAATCCGTGACTTTATATACGCTGACTGGGAAAAGACCCGCTGA
- a CDS encoding MFS transporter, which translates to MQEASPAEPDSEPLFTKGFVFAMAIYFLALSNQAVFFNFLEYLGGIGFDADTVGMFLAAFNFVPITVRPFISPYIHRNNAVKWLAFAALGISCSMGAYALTQGFTGLLILRIVHGLFFVLLLTSLMALVVDVIPKGKSGQAYSILTLANLLPYAVFPPLCERLLGAGVSQSNIYIFSALVLLLIFPMLWVVEKGRKTAQGPSPAPYARLSRGEILAGFKDPAMLAMFFLVMATFTGSTMTFFFVKGFAKSIGITDAGLFFTIYTLVMITVRLFGGKFMDKISKAHIAGGSLVFLAASFFFLGRSAGAYGFFFSAALLGLGWGFLMPVLGALIFDLSDPKLRTYNTNMMLEMIDAGYILGPWIAGFLLAKSGYGAIYPAAAALSLLGALLTPLLMKRTRKNE; encoded by the coding sequence ATGCAAGAAGCCTCACCCGCAGAGCCTGATTCCGAGCCTCTATTCACCAAAGGCTTTGTTTTCGCCATGGCCATTTATTTTCTGGCCCTTTCCAACCAGGCGGTTTTTTTCAACTTTCTGGAGTACCTTGGCGGAATCGGCTTTGACGCCGATACGGTTGGAATGTTTCTGGCCGCCTTCAACTTTGTTCCCATAACAGTGCGGCCCTTCATAAGCCCTTATATCCACAGGAACAACGCTGTGAAATGGCTCGCCTTCGCGGCTTTGGGAATATCATGCTCGATGGGGGCCTACGCCCTTACACAGGGTTTTACCGGGCTGCTCATTTTGCGGATAGTTCACGGCCTGTTTTTCGTTCTGCTTTTAACATCCCTCATGGCCCTTGTGGTTGACGTGATCCCGAAAGGAAAAAGCGGACAGGCCTACAGCATCCTGACCCTCGCCAATCTTCTTCCATACGCGGTTTTTCCGCCCCTTTGCGAAAGGCTCCTGGGGGCTGGGGTAAGCCAGTCAAATATCTATATCTTTTCCGCCCTGGTCCTTTTATTGATTTTTCCCATGCTTTGGGTGGTTGAAAAAGGCCGGAAAACCGCGCAAGGGCCGTCACCAGCGCCTTATGCCAGGCTTTCACGCGGCGAGATTCTGGCCGGTTTCAAGGACCCCGCCATGCTCGCCATGTTTTTCCTGGTCATGGCCACCTTTACAGGGTCCACCATGACCTTTTTTTTCGTGAAGGGATTCGCAAAATCCATAGGGATAACGGACGCCGGGCTTTTTTTCACCATCTACACCCTTGTAATGATAACGGTGCGGCTTTTCGGCGGAAAATTTATGGATAAAATAAGCAAGGCCCACATTGCGGGCGGCTCCCTCGTATTTCTTGCCGCGTCCTTCTTTTTTCTGGGGCGCTCCGCCGGGGCTTACGGCTTTTTTTTCAGCGCAGCCCTTCTTGGCCTGGGATGGGGCTTTCTGATGCCTGTTCTTGGGGCTCTCATCTTCGATCTTTCAGACCCGAAACTTCGCACCTACAACACCAACATGATGCTTGAGATGATTGACGCAGGATATATTTTGGGCCCCTGGATCGCTGGATTTCTGCTAGCAAAATCGGGCTACGGGGCCATTTATCCGGCGGCGGCGGCTCTTTCCCTTCTGGGGGCCTTGCTCACCCCGCTTCTTATGAAAAGGACCCGCAAAAATGAGTGA
- the hisC gene encoding histidinol-phosphate transaminase gives MNSRMPDLERLVPAHVKCFEAYIPSKPDDVLMEYYGVKRLLRLNNNENPLGPPAESREAITKFPTVKASVYPSGDAFHLRQLLAARFKLDPDQFLVGNGANEVIAFVIKAFCQEGDNIVTADKTFAVYEWVARFSGYEARCVPLRDYGFDDEAMLTAADERTKIFFVCNPNNPTGTYWSKKRLTDFLDRVDRRAIVVVDEAYLEFVEEDDFPDAMDLIGLYPNVVSFRTFSKMYGLAGLRIGYLCGAPEIVDIIRKTCVVYSVNTLAQVAAIEAVNADHHVAATRKAVREARDYLTREFGKMGLFLVSGQGCYMMARLPMSDSLAYRKLMAKGLMIRTMTGFRFPNFIRVSFGAMEDMEELVRGMREILPSKR, from the coding sequence ATGAATTCACGTATGCCCGATCTCGAAAGGCTGGTTCCGGCCCATGTCAAATGCTTCGAGGCCTATATCCCGTCCAAGCCGGACGACGTTTTGATGGAGTATTACGGCGTAAAACGGCTCCTTCGCCTGAACAACAACGAAAATCCGCTTGGTCCGCCTGCCGAATCACGGGAAGCCATAACAAAGTTTCCCACCGTGAAGGCATCGGTGTATCCGAGCGGCGACGCCTTTCATCTCAGGCAGCTTCTGGCAGCGCGCTTTAAATTGGACCCCGACCAGTTTCTGGTGGGAAACGGCGCAAACGAGGTCATAGCCTTCGTCATAAAGGCCTTCTGCCAGGAGGGCGACAACATCGTTACCGCAGACAAGACCTTTGCGGTTTACGAGTGGGTGGCCCGCTTCTCCGGGTACGAGGCCCGCTGCGTGCCGCTTAGGGACTACGGCTTCGATGACGAGGCCATGCTCACCGCAGCCGACGAGCGAACCAAGATTTTTTTCGTGTGCAACCCGAATAACCCCACGGGAACCTACTGGAGCAAAAAGAGGCTTACGGATTTCCTTGACCGTGTTGACCGCCGGGCCATAGTGGTGGTGGACGAGGCTTACCTGGAATTCGTTGAGGAGGATGATTTTCCCGACGCAATGGATTTGATCGGGCTTTATCCCAACGTGGTGAGCTTCAGAACCTTTTCCAAGATGTACGGGCTTGCGGGGCTGCGCATAGGCTACCTTTGCGGAGCCCCCGAAATAGTGGACATAATCCGCAAAACCTGCGTGGTGTATTCGGTCAATACCCTTGCCCAGGTGGCGGCCATAGAGGCGGTGAACGCGGACCATCACGTTGCTGCCACCAGAAAGGCCGTGCGGGAGGCCCGCGACTACCTTACACGGGAATTCGGCAAAATGGGCCTTTTTCTGGTTTCAGGCCAGGGCTGCTACATGATGGCAAGGCTTCCCATGAGCGACAGCCTGGCCTACCGGAAACTAATGGCAAAGGGCCTCATGATCCGCACCATGACGGGCTTCCGGTTTCCCAACTTCATAAGGGTGTCGTTCGGCGCAATGGAGGACATGGAGGAACTGGTAAGAGGTATGCGGGAAATCCTTCCATCCAAACGTTAA
- a CDS encoding SpoIIE family protein phosphatase: MRIQYRLLLGLIPAMLSLFGALAFFGLKDTERTVLAQITREVYELSRAQSMEFEFVFETGRQAAEGLAGGLEAAPAGGERFIHDLIKGMLKRNPDIYGSTVATVPGENPLGTYAPYYYRKNKNDLAYQSLAVKDYSYQWWDWFRQPLKSGKSVWGEPYFDEGGGNVLMTTYSTPVKTAGRVTAIATADISLAHLVKRVQGITVGKTGYAFIVTATGRLVAHPEKGIISERPFWEEKFADSKFVAELREILKEPQAKGGGEKIEHERTPSRNWVVKTSIPATGWTLVVWYPRDELLSPMIELRQKMAVVAALIMAGIVFYIMWISSMMSSPISKLVDQARHYAMGDYSEVLDTKRGAREIRELSGAFNALGEAVVSQLKAVEKETSQKERYLQELQIAAEIQKDILPTQFPPFPELAEKIDIYAIIKPATEVGGDFYDFFRLPGEKIGFLVADVAGKGAPSAFFMAMARILVREFAKKTSTPEEVIRRVNMILQQDNASCNFVTMLYGEMDLGKGRGRFVCAGHNSPVLVTADGQVKELPVSRQAPLGAVPGVYYESTPFNLNPGETLVLYTDGVTEAMNGERALFGNARLTDSLLSVKSCDSRSLANNLLASVKDFTGDAAQNDDITVLCVGRPTEVLNRTVQFSIEETGPVFTMEIPASLSSLAPLFAFTAALREETGLSEDEMKQVNLALEETVVNVIDHAYGGRSDNRMEVTLGAFPGGIRVIVTDFGRPFDFENKRIKYDGKADINQPVGGIGLFLMQKVMDSVHYEPATETGNRMIMLKRKKR, from the coding sequence ATGCGAATACAATACAGGCTCCTCCTGGGCCTTATCCCGGCCATGCTCTCGCTGTTCGGGGCGCTTGCCTTTTTTGGCCTGAAGGATACCGAACGCACCGTCCTTGCCCAGATAACCCGCGAGGTCTACGAGCTTTCCAGGGCGCAGAGCATGGAATTCGAGTTCGTGTTCGAGACCGGGCGGCAGGCTGCGGAAGGACTCGCCGGAGGCCTGGAGGCCGCGCCCGCCGGTGGGGAACGATTCATCCACGACCTTATCAAGGGTATGCTCAAAAGGAATCCGGACATCTACGGCAGCACCGTGGCCACGGTTCCCGGGGAAAACCCCCTCGGAACCTACGCCCCCTACTATTACCGCAAAAACAAAAACGATCTTGCCTACCAGTCTCTGGCTGTAAAGGATTACAGCTACCAGTGGTGGGACTGGTTCAGGCAGCCATTGAAAAGCGGAAAATCTGTCTGGGGGGAGCCCTATTTTGACGAGGGGGGCGGCAACGTACTCATGACCACCTACAGCACCCCGGTCAAAACTGCGGGCCGGGTGACCGCAATCGCCACCGCCGACATATCCCTCGCCCATCTGGTGAAGCGGGTCCAGGGCATCACGGTGGGCAAGACCGGCTACGCCTTTATTGTAACCGCAACGGGGCGGCTTGTGGCTCATCCCGAAAAAGGGATTATTTCAGAAAGGCCTTTCTGGGAGGAAAAGTTCGCAGACTCCAAATTCGTGGCCGAACTCAGGGAAATCCTGAAGGAGCCCCAGGCCAAAGGCGGCGGCGAAAAAATCGAACACGAAAGAACCCCAAGCCGCAACTGGGTTGTGAAAACCTCCATACCCGCCACCGGCTGGACCCTGGTGGTCTGGTATCCCAGGGACGAACTCCTCTCGCCGATGATAGAGCTAAGGCAGAAGATGGCGGTGGTCGCAGCCCTTATCATGGCCGGAATCGTCTTTTATATCATGTGGATATCTTCCATGATGTCCTCCCCCATAAGCAAGCTGGTGGATCAGGCCCGGCATTACGCCATGGGCGATTATTCCGAGGTCCTGGACACAAAAAGGGGGGCGCGGGAAATACGCGAGCTTTCCGGGGCCTTCAACGCCCTTGGCGAGGCGGTGGTGAGCCAGCTGAAGGCGGTTGAGAAAGAGACATCCCAGAAGGAGCGCTACCTGCAGGAGCTTCAGATAGCGGCTGAAATCCAGAAGGATATTTTACCCACCCAGTTTCCGCCCTTCCCTGAACTTGCCGAAAAAATTGATATTTACGCCATCATAAAACCTGCGACCGAGGTCGGGGGGGACTTCTACGATTTTTTCAGGCTGCCAGGCGAAAAAATCGGCTTTCTTGTGGCAGACGTGGCCGGAAAGGGTGCGCCATCGGCCTTTTTCATGGCAATGGCGCGGATTCTCGTCCGGGAATTCGCCAAAAAGACCAGCACGCCGGAGGAAGTGATCCGCCGGGTCAACATGATTCTGCAACAGGATAACGCCTCCTGCAATTTCGTAACCATGCTCTACGGCGAGATGGACCTTGGAAAGGGCCGTGGCCGCTTTGTCTGCGCGGGCCATAATTCGCCGGTACTGGTGACCGCCGACGGCCAGGTGAAGGAGCTTCCCGTTTCCAGGCAGGCCCCGCTCGGGGCGGTTCCCGGAGTTTATTACGAGTCTACACCCTTTAATCTGAATCCCGGCGAAACCCTGGTGCTTTATACTGATGGCGTAACAGAGGCCATGAACGGCGAGCGCGCCCTTTTCGGAAACGCCCGTCTGACTGATTCCCTTTTATCGGTGAAATCGTGCGACAGCCGCTCCCTCGCCAATAACCTTTTGGCTTCGGTAAAGGATTTCACGGGTGACGCGGCGCAAAACGACGACATAACAGTGCTTTGCGTGGGCCGCCCGACCGAGGTTCTCAACAGGACAGTGCAGTTTTCCATCGAGGAGACCGGGCCGGTATTTACGATGGAGATTCCGGCATCCCTTTCTTCCCTTGCCCCTCTTTTCGCGTTCACCGCAGCCTTAAGGGAAGAGACAGGGCTTTCCGAAGACGAGATGAAGCAGGTGAACCTGGCCCTCGAGGAAACCGTGGTGAACGTCATTGACCACGCATACGGGGGCAGGAGCGATAACCGAATGGAGGTGACGCTTGGGGCCTTTCCGGGCGGAATCAGGGTTATTGTAACCGATTTCGGCAGGCCCTTTGATTTCGAGAACAAGCGCATAAAATACGACGGCAAGGCGGACATAAACCAGCCCGTGGGCGGGATAGGCCTTTTTCTGATGCAGAAGGTGATGGACAGCGTGCATTACGAACCCGCCACCGAAACGGGCAACCGCATGATCATGCTGAAAAGAAAAAAACGCTAA
- a CDS encoding STAS domain-containing protein, whose protein sequence is MKVNAASLKGWTVLEISGSVDAATAPALQADAMGRVGAGEAKIALDVSGVDYMSSAGLRVLLMVFKALKATDGAMCLVNPSPFVSEVMDLSGFAGIIPVTKSLEALA, encoded by the coding sequence ATGAAAGTAAACGCAGCAAGCTTAAAAGGATGGACAGTGCTTGAAATATCAGGAAGCGTTGACGCTGCCACCGCGCCCGCGTTGCAGGCCGACGCAATGGGCCGGGTCGGGGCTGGCGAAGCCAAAATAGCCCTGGATGTTTCAGGTGTCGATTACATGAGCAGTGCGGGCCTTAGGGTGCTTCTGATGGTTTTCAAGGCCTTGAAGGCGACAGATGGAGCCATGTGCCTGGTGAATCCCAGCCCCTTTGTTTCCGAGGTTATGGACCTAAGCGGCTTTGCGGGCATAATTCCGGTGACAAAGAGCCTGGAAGCCCTGGCGTAA